A genomic region of Desulfallas thermosapovorans DSM 6562 contains the following coding sequences:
- the spoIIIAE gene encoding stage III sporulation protein AE, protein MSLICRIRCTLLLFILHIFLALALPLAAWAAPDIPGGLDEQAGRLDMEEIQQFVNRMDHDLQSALPETDFKALVTGLATGQISLQPTEVFNRCISYIFREVVANSALLGKLVVLAVICAVLQNITGAFEKGTTGQLTHMVAYLVLVTIAVGSFTMTIQLGREVVDKMVTFMQALLPLLLTLLVAVGGIASAAIFHPLIFITIATFGTVIKNVILPLIFFSAVLEIVSGLSKQFQVSRLAGLLKGAAMGLMGLLSTIFLGIMAIQGVAGAVGDSVTFRTAKFATDTFIPVVGGVFSDALGAVIRSSLLIKNAVGIAGVLIIIMILVIPLVKIITIAFIYKLAGAVIQPVGEERISDCLNGLGNSLITVFAAVAMVGLLFFFALAIVVGLGNITVMLH, encoded by the coding sequence TTGAGCTTGATATGCCGCATCCGGTGCACGCTTTTGTTGTTCATACTGCATATTTTTCTGGCCTTGGCCCTGCCCCTGGCTGCCTGGGCCGCGCCGGATATCCCCGGGGGACTGGACGAGCAGGCGGGCAGGCTGGACATGGAAGAGATTCAACAGTTTGTAAACCGGATGGATCATGATTTGCAAAGCGCGCTGCCCGAGACTGATTTTAAGGCACTGGTTACGGGTCTGGCCACGGGCCAAATATCACTGCAACCCACCGAGGTATTTAACCGGTGTATTAGTTATATATTTCGCGAAGTAGTGGCCAATTCCGCGCTGCTGGGCAAGCTGGTGGTGCTGGCTGTAATTTGCGCGGTGTTGCAGAATATTACCGGCGCCTTCGAAAAGGGTACCACCGGGCAACTGACCCATATGGTGGCTTATCTGGTTCTGGTCACCATTGCCGTGGGCTCCTTTACCATGACCATCCAATTGGGCCGGGAAGTGGTGGATAAAATGGTCACCTTTATGCAGGCCCTGCTGCCGCTTTTGCTGACGCTGCTGGTGGCCGTGGGGGGCATTGCCTCGGCCGCCATATTTCACCCCCTTATTTTTATCACCATCGCCACCTTCGGCACCGTAATCAAGAATGTCATCTTACCTCTGATATTTTTTTCAGCAGTGCTGGAGATAGTTAGCGGGTTGTCCAAACAATTTCAGGTCTCCAGGTTGGCCGGGCTGCTCAAAGGAGCCGCCATGGGTTTAATGGGGCTTTTAAGTACCATATTCCTTGGTATCATGGCTATTCAGGGGGTGGCCGGAGCTGTGGGGGACAGTGTAACCTTCCGCACGGCCAAGTTTGCCACCGACACCTTTATACCCGTGGTGGGCGGTGTTTTCAGTGATGCGCTGGGGGCGGTGATTCGCTCTTCGCTGCTGATCAAAAACGCGGTGGGCATTGCCGGGGTGCTTATTATCATCATGATACTGGTCATCCCCCTGGTAAAAATAATCACCATCGCCTTTATTTATAAACTGGCCGGGGCGGTTATTCAACCCGTTGGTGAGGAAAGAATCAGCGACTGTCTGAACGGCCTGGGCAACAGCTTGATTACCGTTTTTGCCGCCGTGGCCATGGTGGGATTGCTGTTCTTTTTTGCCCTGGCCATAGTGGTGGGCCTGGGTAATATAACGGTCATGCTGCATTAA
- a CDS encoding SpoIIIAH-like family protein yields the protein MITIIKLDRNKILLAVLLLVGIILCVAGFSGLAEKMLGLEDKPSTAATVTLSHPESDDEAGDMGPGEAQVVDQTIMNDVDNTTGSSYFVEARMSLEQARGKEMETLREVLASEADEEVRKTAQERLMMLSSKISQEMELENLIRAKGYQDAAVFLDSDTVTVILRPGKDMAIDTDNTTIAGLVSKTTGVPEEGVIVITRAN from the coding sequence GTGATTACAATAATAAAGTTGGATCGCAATAAAATATTGCTGGCGGTTCTTTTGCTGGTGGGTATTATTTTATGCGTGGCGGGTTTTAGCGGCCTGGCCGAAAAAATGTTGGGTTTGGAGGATAAGCCCTCCACCGCTGCCACAGTAACCCTTTCCCATCCTGAAAGCGATGATGAGGCAGGGGATATGGGGCCCGGTGAAGCACAGGTTGTTGACCAGACAATTATGAATGATGTTGATAACACAACAGGCAGCTCTTACTTTGTCGAAGCCCGCATGAGCCTGGAACAGGCCCGGGGTAAAGAGATGGAAACCCTGCGGGAAGTGCTGGCTTCGGAGGCGGATGAAGAGGTTCGGAAAACTGCCCAGGAGAGATTGATGATGCTGAGCAGCAAGATATCCCAGGAAATGGAGTTGGAAAATTTGATTCGGGCCAAGGGCTACCAGGATGCTGCCGTGTTTTTAGATAGCGATACCGTTACGGTGATACTGCGACCCGGCAAAGATATGGCTATTGATACGGATAACACCACCATTGCGGGGCTGGTGTCCAAAACCACCGGTGTCCCCGAAGAAGGCGTCATTGTAATAACCAGGGCTAACTAG
- a CDS encoding FAD-dependent oxidoreductase → MSAQKIVIIGGVAAGPKAAARARRVNPDAEITIIEKGKLISYAGCGMPFYLAGEVHKFDHLFETTYGVIRDEEYFWREKGVRVITRTEAKSIDRDKKEVHVENLETGEKYTVPYDKLVLATGAQPFVPPIEGLNLKGVYKLNHPDDARQIKEYLGEMEGGEAVIIGAGFIGMETADALMKLHMFCSVVELQDQILPGVLDKDMAEVLAKKLTDQGLEFYLGHKVLKLEGDEEGRVTSVVTDQGTIDTELVVVSVGVRPNVQLARDAGLTIGETGAIAVNDHMQTSDPDIYALGDCVENTHLVSGKKVFVPLATYANRQGRVVGDNVAGGNEVFRGILATGVLHTMGFNIGRTGLSEKQARDLGYQVVTAIYHGFDRTHYHPGHGMVLMKMVTEKDTGKILGAQALGQGDAVKRIDVVATAITMGATVEQLFDVDLGYAPPFATPIDVSMHTANIIRNKLAGLAETITVQELKQKMDRGDDMVILDVRTEPQFKMRRLKDDRVKLVVLGDLRERIEEIPRDKEIVAVCALGTRSYEALRTLKGAGFKDVKYVEGGLQAWPYDL, encoded by the coding sequence ATGAGCGCTCAGAAAATAGTGATTATTGGCGGCGTGGCCGCAGGTCCCAAAGCAGCCGCCAGGGCCCGTAGAGTTAACCCCGATGCAGAAATTACCATTATAGAGAAAGGCAAACTAATTTCCTACGCGGGATGTGGTATGCCTTTTTATTTAGCCGGTGAAGTGCATAAATTCGACCACTTGTTTGAAACCACTTATGGTGTAATCAGAGACGAAGAATACTTCTGGCGTGAAAAGGGTGTTCGTGTAATTACCCGCACCGAAGCCAAATCCATAGACCGGGATAAAAAAGAAGTACATGTGGAAAACCTGGAGACCGGTGAGAAATACACCGTTCCCTATGACAAGCTGGTGCTGGCCACCGGTGCCCAGCCCTTTGTGCCGCCCATAGAAGGCCTGAACCTGAAGGGTGTGTACAAGCTGAACCATCCCGACGATGCCCGTCAAATCAAGGAGTACCTGGGTGAGATGGAAGGCGGCGAGGCTGTTATCATCGGTGCCGGTTTTATCGGTATGGAAACAGCGGACGCCCTGATGAAGCTACATATGTTCTGCTCTGTGGTGGAACTGCAGGACCAGATTTTACCCGGCGTGCTGGACAAGGATATGGCCGAGGTACTGGCTAAAAAATTAACGGACCAGGGCCTGGAATTTTATCTGGGGCACAAGGTTTTAAAACTGGAAGGGGACGAAGAGGGCCGGGTAACCTCGGTGGTTACCGACCAGGGCACCATTGATACCGAGCTGGTGGTGGTTTCCGTTGGCGTGCGTCCCAACGTGCAGCTGGCCAGGGATGCCGGCCTGACCATTGGCGAAACCGGTGCCATTGCCGTCAATGACCATATGCAGACCAGCGACCCGGATATTTACGCCCTGGGCGATTGTGTGGAAAATACCCACCTGGTAAGCGGCAAAAAGGTATTTGTGCCGCTGGCCACCTATGCCAACCGGCAGGGCCGTGTAGTGGGCGACAATGTGGCCGGGGGCAATGAGGTTTTCCGGGGTATTCTGGCCACCGGGGTGCTGCATACCATGGGCTTTAACATCGGCCGCACCGGACTGAGCGAAAAACAGGCCCGGGATTTGGGCTACCAGGTGGTAACCGCCATATACCATGGCTTTGACCGCACCCACTACCATCCCGGGCACGGCATGGTGCTGATGAAGATGGTTACCGAAAAAGATACGGGTAAGATCCTGGGTGCCCAGGCGCTGGGCCAGGGGGACGCCGTCAAGCGCATCGATGTGGTGGCCACGGCCATCACCATGGGCGCCACCGTGGAGCAGTTATTTGATGTCGACCTCGGTTACGCGCCGCCCTTTGCCACTCCCATTGATGTGAGCATGCACACCGCCAATATTATCCGCAACAAATTGGCCGGGCTGGCGGAGACCATTACGGTGCAAGAGCTGAAGCAGAAAATGGACCGAGGCGACGATATGGTCATTTTGGATGTGCGCACCGAGCCCCAGTTTAAAATGCGCCGCCTCAAGGATGACCGGGTCAAACTGGTGGTACTGGGCGATTTGCGCGAAAGAATAGAAGAGATTCCCCGGGATAAGGAAATCGTGGCGGTTTGTGCCCTGGGTACCCGCAGCTATGAAGCATTGCGTACCCTTAAGGGTGCCGGGTTTAAAGATGTCAAATACGTGGAGGGCGGCCTGCAAGCCTGGCCCTACGACCTGTAA
- a CDS encoding CD1247 N-terminal domain-containing protein: MSDLKSKVAYLQGLANGMNMEADSKEGKLLGGIIDVLDEFADSFSELEESQEQLEEYVETLDEDLYTLENDMHGEEELEEYMEVDCPRCGETVLFDSDIVEDEDIIEVTCPNCDEVVFVNDDGYETADEPEILHSRNSAIEEDI, encoded by the coding sequence GTGTCTGATCTTAAGTCAAAGGTGGCTTACTTGCAGGGACTGGCCAATGGTATGAATATGGAGGCCGATAGCAAAGAAGGCAAGCTGCTGGGTGGTATCATTGACGTTTTAGACGAATTTGCCGACTCATTTTCCGAACTGGAGGAATCTCAGGAGCAACTGGAAGAGTATGTGGAAACCCTGGATGAAGATTTATATACCCTGGAGAATGATATGCACGGCGAGGAGGAACTGGAAGAATATATGGAGGTGGACTGCCCACGCTGCGGGGAAACGGTACTTTTTGATTCCGATATTGTAGAGGATGAGGATATCATTGAGGTTACCTGTCCCAATTGCGATGAGGTGGTTTTCGTAAACGACGATGGTTATGAAACTGCAGATGAACCTGAAATATTGCATAGCCGGAACTCAGCGATTGAGGAAGATATATAG
- a CDS encoding stage III sporulation protein AF: protein MDVLRELIQTIIVIVVLAVLVEMLLPGGDMRRYVKMVMGLLIIMAVMQAAAGVIHSDLVRDIPAVTAVDSGAPPLDDIMAAGQGLAREDRELAVQQYSKALSGQVLALARMNGELQVLDARVTVDENSAIEEINIVFAAADGDNTPSSQSAGDGARQADQDAGGDLGVQPVVVDIKGGDVAGKESPAPAVTPEQERAAAGQAAMVAEFYNLRRDQVKYEFRDL from the coding sequence ATGGATGTACTGCGGGAATTGATACAAACCATTATCGTTATTGTGGTGCTGGCCGTGCTGGTGGAAATGCTGCTGCCCGGCGGTGACATGCGCCGTTATGTCAAGATGGTCATGGGGCTTTTGATCATCATGGCGGTGATGCAGGCGGCAGCCGGGGTGATTCATAGCGATCTTGTGCGGGACATACCCGCGGTTACCGCTGTGGACAGCGGTGCGCCTCCCCTGGATGATATTATGGCCGCCGGACAAGGGTTGGCGCGGGAAGACCGGGAGCTGGCGGTGCAGCAGTATAGCAAGGCCCTTTCCGGTCAGGTGCTTGCACTGGCCCGGATGAATGGGGAACTGCAGGTGCTGGACGCCCGGGTGACGGTTGATGAGAACAGCGCCATAGAGGAAATAAACATTGTTTTTGCCGCCGCGGATGGAGACAACACGCCTTCCAGCCAAAGCGCCGGCGACGGAGCACGTCAAGCGGACCAGGACGCGGGTGGAGATTTAGGGGTGCAGCCCGTGGTGGTTGATATAAAGGGAGGAGATGTTGCGGGTAAAGAGTCTCCCGCCCCGGCGGTTACACCTGAACAGGAAAGGGCGGCTGCCGGTCAAGCCGCGATGGTGGCTGAATTCTATAACCTGCGGCGGGATCAGGTCAAATATGAGTTTCGGGATCTTTAA
- the spoIIIAD gene encoding stage III sporulation protein AD, translating to MDILQVSGIALTGAVLAVVLKQKSPPMAVLLSIAVGVVIFLLVLGKIGAVVDVLKQLSDRADISSVYLGTLLKIIGIAYIADFIAQICRDADQGAFATKVELAAKVLVLVLAVPIMVAVLQALLRLIP from the coding sequence ATGGATATTTTGCAGGTATCCGGTATCGCCCTGACCGGTGCGGTGCTGGCCGTGGTGCTGAAGCAAAAGTCACCGCCCATGGCAGTGCTGCTCAGTATTGCGGTGGGTGTGGTCATATTCCTGCTGGTGCTGGGCAAAATAGGCGCGGTTGTGGACGTGCTGAAACAGTTGTCCGACAGGGCGGACATTAGCTCGGTATACCTGGGTACATTGTTGAAAATCATCGGTATCGCTTATATCGCCGATTTTATCGCCCAGATATGCCGGGACGCCGATCAAGGAGCCTTTGCCACCAAAGTGGAATTGGCCGCCAAAGTGTTGGTGCTGGTGTTGGCGGTACCGATCATGGTGGCGGTGCTGCAGGCCCTGCTGAGGTTGATACCGTAA
- the spoIIIAC gene encoding stage III sporulation protein AC — MGANIDLIFKIAGIGILVAVAHMVLKNSGKEDYGFAVTLTGIAVVLIMVIQMLGTLFDEVKTVFKLF; from the coding sequence TTGGGTGCCAACATAGATTTAATATTTAAAATTGCCGGTATTGGTATACTGGTGGCCGTGGCGCATATGGTGCTGAAAAATTCCGGCAAAGAGGACTATGGTTTTGCAGTGACCCTTACGGGTATTGCAGTGGTGTTGATCATGGTGATCCAAATGCTGGGCACCCTTTTCGACGAGGTAAAGACAGTTTTTAAATTATTCTAG
- the spoIIIAB gene encoding stage III sporulation protein SpoIIIAB encodes MLKLIGGLLVVASSGLAGWWVSRGYARRPVELRQFIAALQLLETEITYAATPLPEALGRVAEQVGSPAASFFRQVSGALGAHTGCSAREAWHAALRTHGPGSALSSGDLAVLGGLGNSIGISDREDQGKHLRLAAEQLKTALVAADDAAAKNVRMWNYLGLLGGLIIVLALY; translated from the coding sequence GTGCTGAAACTAATTGGGGGGCTGCTGGTGGTGGCCAGCAGCGGGTTGGCCGGGTGGTGGGTGTCCAGGGGATATGCCCGCCGCCCGGTGGAACTGCGGCAGTTTATCGCAGCTTTGCAGCTATTGGAAACCGAAATTACCTATGCCGCTACGCCGCTGCCCGAGGCGCTGGGCAGGGTGGCGGAACAGGTGGGGTCCCCGGCAGCCTCTTTCTTCCGGCAGGTATCCGGTGCTCTCGGTGCCCACACGGGTTGTTCCGCCAGGGAAGCCTGGCACGCCGCTTTAAGGACCCATGGCCCCGGCAGCGCCCTGAGTTCCGGTGACTTGGCTGTACTGGGAGGTCTGGGCAACAGCATTGGCATTTCCGACCGGGAAGACCAGGGTAAACACCTGCGACTGGCTGCGGAGCAGTTAAAAACCGCCCTGGTGGCGGCGGATGACGCAGCGGCTAAAAATGTTAGAATGTGGAACTATTTGGGTTTGCTGGGCGGGTTAATTATTGTTCTGGCCCTTTACTAA
- the spoIIIAA gene encoding stage III sporulation protein AA, which translates to MPVLPPNLARMIGQVPSRYLAGLEEIRLRRDRPLMLGVEGCDYFIRQDGAPVTVPSGAYTVNAADLERVLHNISGSSMYALEEELRNGYVTLPGGHRVGLTGKAVLDKGRVKTLKYLSGLNIRVCREIKGVADGLFKHLIDRKVNNVYHTVIFSPPRCGKTTLLRDLVRQVSNGSPGLHFAGRTVGVVDERSEIAGCHRGVPQMDVGVRTDVLDGCPKAQGMMMLLRAMSPDVIVTDEIGRMEDIHALEEVFNAGVRVIVTIHGSSLRELANRPALKYLLQLNVIERFVLLGRSRGVGTVEKIFSGADLPKMGVNTC; encoded by the coding sequence ATGCCTGTTCTCCCACCCAATCTGGCCAGAATGATCGGCCAGGTTCCGTCCCGTTACCTGGCCGGGTTGGAGGAAATCAGGCTGCGGCGGGACAGGCCTTTAATGCTGGGAGTGGAGGGATGTGATTATTTTATACGGCAGGACGGTGCGCCGGTAACGGTGCCATCCGGGGCTTACACGGTTAATGCGGCCGACCTGGAAAGGGTGCTGCACAATATCAGCGGTTCCTCCATGTATGCATTGGAGGAGGAACTGAGAAACGGTTATGTTACTTTGCCCGGCGGCCACAGAGTTGGTTTAACGGGAAAGGCCGTGCTGGATAAAGGCCGGGTAAAAACACTGAAATATCTTTCGGGGCTGAACATTCGTGTCTGCAGGGAGATAAAAGGGGTGGCCGATGGATTATTTAAACATTTGATTGACCGTAAAGTAAACAATGTTTATCATACCGTTATTTTTTCACCGCCCCGGTGCGGCAAAACAACCCTGCTGCGGGACCTGGTGCGCCAGGTAAGCAACGGTTCACCGGGTTTGCATTTTGCCGGGCGCACCGTGGGTGTGGTGGACGAGCGTTCAGAAATTGCCGGGTGCCACCGCGGGGTACCCCAGATGGATGTGGGGGTGAGAACCGATGTGCTGGACGGTTGTCCCAAAGCCCAGGGGATGATGATGCTGCTGCGGGCCATGTCGCCGGATGTGATTGTTACCGACGAAATTGGACGCATGGAGGATATTCACGCGCTGGAAGAGGTGTTTAACGCCGGGGTGCGCGTCATTGTTACCATACACGGTTCATCACTGCGGGAATTGGCCAACCGCCCGGCATTAAAATACCTTCTTCAGCTTAATGTTATTGAACGTTTTGTGCTTTTAGGCCGTTCCCGGGGTGTGGGCACGGTGGAGAAGATTTTCAGCGGTGCGGATCTGCCCAAGATGGGGGTGAATACGTGCTGA